Proteins co-encoded in one Armatimonadota bacterium genomic window:
- a CDS encoding trypsin-like peptidase domain-containing protein, with protein MFITGPSTPRRVKNRSLPLLVVLTVAGLLGGYVGPRAGLVLGPAGSAGAQLPGLAPPPAAVQAPAPPGVAQLPPGAPPAVVQAPTTRVLEREESAIIRVVQQARPAVVNINVRAAVATPFGLFPQEGQGSGVIVRRDGLILTNNHVVQGAQEITVTLLSGRTLRGRVIGADRFSDLAVVRVDGGGALPVVEFGSSSALQVGQTAIAIGNPFGLGSTVTVGVVSALNRSIQAGPDFIVENLIQTDAAINPGNSGGALLDSSGRLIGINTAIIRDAQGIGFAIPIDHARAIMEQIIERGRVVRPALGVEIRGEIDPATARAYGLGIDYGVLVVPQPGSPAERAGMRANDIIVAIDGQKVTNISELRRELFKRRPGDVVRVEVFREGRRLTLTVTLTELRTSGLARPWA; from the coding sequence GTGTTCATCACCGGACCATCGACCCCCCGACGGGTCAAGAACCGGAGCCTGCCGCTGCTGGTCGTGCTGACCGTCGCGGGCCTGCTGGGCGGCTACGTGGGGCCCCGTGCAGGCCTCGTGCTGGGACCGGCGGGTAGCGCCGGCGCGCAGCTGCCCGGCCTCGCGCCACCGCCTGCGGCCGTGCAGGCGCCGGCGCCTCCGGGGGTCGCGCAGCTCCCGCCGGGTGCGCCGCCGGCCGTCGTGCAGGCGCCGACCACCCGGGTGCTCGAGCGCGAGGAGTCGGCGATCATCCGCGTGGTGCAGCAGGCGCGCCCCGCGGTGGTGAACATCAACGTGCGGGCCGCCGTGGCCACCCCGTTCGGCCTGTTCCCCCAGGAAGGACAGGGATCGGGCGTCATCGTCCGGCGGGACGGCCTCATCCTGACCAACAACCACGTGGTGCAGGGGGCTCAGGAGATCACCGTGACGCTGCTCTCGGGCCGGACGCTGCGGGGGCGGGTCATCGGCGCCGATCGCTTCTCCGACCTGGCGGTGGTCCGCGTGGACGGCGGCGGGGCGCTCCCCGTGGTGGAGTTCGGCTCGTCCAGCGCCCTGCAGGTGGGGCAGACCGCCATCGCCATCGGCAACCCGTTCGGGCTGGGGAGCACGGTGACCGTGGGCGTGGTCAGCGCGCTGAACCGCAGCATCCAGGCCGGCCCGGACTTCATCGTCGAGAACCTCATCCAGACCGACGCGGCCATCAACCCCGGGAACAGCGGCGGCGCGCTGCTCGACTCGAGCGGGCGTCTGATCGGCATCAACACCGCCATCATCCGCGACGCGCAGGGCATCGGGTTCGCGATCCCCATCGACCACGCCCGCGCCATCATGGAGCAGATCATCGAGCGTGGTCGCGTGGTGCGGCCGGCGCTGGGTGTCGAGATCCGCGGCGAGATCGACCCTGCCACCGCGCGGGCCTACGGGCTGGGCATCGACTACGGCGTGCTGGTGGTGCCGCAGCCCGGCAGCCCGGCCGAGCGCGCCGGCATGCGTGCCAACGACATCATCGTCGCCATCGACGGGCAGAAGGTGACCAACATCAGCGAGCTGCGGCGGGAGCTGTTCAAGAGGCGGCCCGGCGACGTGGTGCGCGTGGAGGTGTTCCGCGAGGGCCGGCGGCTCACGCTGACCGTGACGTTGACCGAGCTGCGCACCAGCGGGCTGGCGCGCCCCTGGGCCTAA
- the nagZ gene encoding beta-N-acetylhexosaminidase — MRPGLTARRQAGRFCLVDFDGPEPPATLERRIADAHIAGVVLFRKNVRSARQVAALTASLQGTARAAGAPPLLVAIDHEGGAVTRFPLRPDPAGPAMTPLPSAMALGAAGDPALARAAGAVAGAELRALGVHLNFAPVLDVNTNPANPVIGARAFGETAAMVTALGIAYLQGLQAAGVGATAKHFPGHGDTSVDSHLGLPRVDHAIVRLETVELAPFAAAVRAGVAAIMTAHVVYPALDPSGTPATMSAPILAGLLRDRLGYGGLVVSDSLSMRAIADHVGVGEAAVAAVAAGCDLLLALGPPALQDDVLERLALAIERGVLPAARLAAAAARLADALQRRGAGTAGTGAPAGGPGPPDLAAHVGTPAHLDVARRIAEAAVTLVRDPAGRLPLRGRVAVVALGGRSGPAEPVEGFWPELDASLRRHGADAVGRPPDAKDLSAFDRVVAVTWGRGTPEARTVEVWRALHRRVGDRLVVVAAGDPYELAAVPPDAACVATYGPDPFSIDAAAQVLLGRRRARGRLPVTLPRATP, encoded by the coding sequence GTGCGCCCCGGCCTGACGGCGCGTCGGCAGGCCGGACGCTTCTGCCTGGTCGACTTCGACGGGCCCGAGCCCCCCGCGACCCTCGAACGTCGCATCGCCGACGCCCACATCGCCGGCGTCGTTCTCTTCCGGAAGAACGTGCGCAGCGCCAGACAGGTCGCGGCCCTTACCGCCTCCCTGCAGGGGACGGCGCGGGCGGCCGGCGCGCCGCCGCTGCTGGTGGCCATCGACCACGAGGGCGGGGCGGTCACGCGCTTCCCCCTGCGGCCCGACCCTGCTGGCCCGGCCATGACCCCGTTGCCCTCGGCCATGGCGCTGGGGGCCGCCGGCGATCCGGCCCTGGCGCGCGCGGCCGGCGCGGTGGCTGGCGCGGAGCTGCGTGCGCTGGGCGTGCACCTCAACTTCGCGCCCGTACTCGACGTCAACACCAATCCTGCCAACCCGGTCATCGGCGCCCGCGCCTTCGGTGAGACCGCGGCGATGGTGACGGCGCTTGGGATCGCGTACCTCCAAGGGCTCCAGGCGGCGGGGGTCGGGGCCACGGCGAAGCACTTCCCCGGGCATGGCGACACCAGCGTCGACTCGCACCTGGGTCTGCCGCGCGTGGACCACGCCATCGTGCGCCTGGAGACGGTGGAGCTGGCACCGTTCGCCGCAGCAGTGCGTGCCGGCGTCGCAGCCATCATGACCGCCCACGTGGTCTACCCCGCCCTCGACCCCAGCGGGACGCCCGCCACCATGTCGGCGCCCATCCTCGCGGGGCTGCTGCGCGACCGGTTGGGGTACGGCGGGCTGGTGGTGTCCGACTCGCTGAGCATGCGGGCCATCGCCGACCACGTCGGGGTCGGCGAGGCGGCGGTGGCCGCCGTGGCTGCGGGCTGCGACCTGCTGCTGGCGCTCGGACCACCGGCCTTGCAGGACGACGTCCTCGAGCGCCTCGCGCTGGCGATCGAGCGGGGGGTGCTCCCGGCGGCGCGGCTTGCGGCTGCGGCGGCGCGCCTGGCCGACGCCCTGCAGCGCCGGGGCGCCGGCACGGCGGGTACAGGAGCGCCCGCAGGCGGTCCCGGGCCTCCGGACCTCGCCGCGCACGTCGGCACGCCAGCCCACCTGGACGTCGCGCGGCGCATCGCCGAGGCCGCGGTGACGCTGGTCCGTGATCCCGCAGGCAGGCTGCCGCTCCGCGGAAGGGTCGCCGTCGTGGCGCTTGGGGGGCGCTCCGGTCCGGCGGAGCCTGTCGAGGGGTTCTGGCCCGAGCTCGATGCCTCCCTGCGGCGCCATGGCGCGGACGCAGTCGGGCGGCCGCCGGACGCCAAGGACCTGTCCGCGTTCGACCGGGTGGTCGCAGTCACGTGGGGGCGCGGGACGCCCGAGGCCCGCACGGTCGAGGTCTGGCGGGCGTTGCACCGTCGCGTTGGCGACCGCCTGGTGGTCGTGGCCGCCGGCGATCCCTACGAGCTGGCTGCCGTGCCGCCCGACGCAGCCTGCGTGGCCACCTACGGCCCAGACCCCTTCAGCATCGACGCTGCGGCGCAGGTGCTGCTGGGGCGCCGTCGGGCCCGCGGGCGCCTGCCGGTCACGCTGCCCCGGGCCACGCCGTGA
- the accD gene encoding acetyl-CoA carboxylase, carboxyltransferase subunit beta → MLHWLRRPKYTSTERRDLPAGLWTKCPRCGAVTYTKDLERNLKVCPTCGYHHRLAAPERLAQVLDAGSFQETDAGLTSGDPLRFDGYAAKLAEARRATGRPEAALTGFGTIDGYRIAVGALDFFFMGGSMGSVVGEKIARLAERAVDARVPLVTFAASGGARMQEGALSLMQLAKTSAAVGRVHDARLPYISVLCDPTTGGVTASFAFLGDVILAEPGALIGFAGRRVIEQTIRRKLPAQFQTAEFCLEHGLIDLVVPRAQLRETLRRLLRYFGAPRVEAAAAASEGARTEGAGAGDAGPGGAGP, encoded by the coding sequence ATGCTGCACTGGCTGCGCCGCCCGAAGTACACCTCCACCGAACGGCGCGACCTCCCGGCCGGGCTGTGGACGAAGTGTCCCCGGTGCGGCGCCGTTACCTACACCAAGGACCTGGAACGCAACCTCAAGGTCTGCCCGACCTGCGGGTACCACCACCGCCTCGCCGCGCCCGAACGCCTGGCCCAGGTGCTCGATGCAGGCTCGTTCCAGGAGACCGACGCCGGGTTGACCAGCGGCGATCCCCTGCGGTTCGACGGGTACGCGGCCAAGCTCGCCGAGGCCCGGCGGGCCACGGGCCGTCCTGAGGCGGCCCTGACCGGCTTTGGCACCATCGACGGCTACCGGATCGCGGTCGGCGCGCTGGACTTCTTCTTCATGGGCGGCTCGATGGGCTCGGTGGTGGGCGAGAAGATCGCGCGCCTGGCCGAGCGCGCAGTCGACGCGCGGGTGCCCCTGGTGACGTTTGCGGCGTCAGGGGGCGCGCGCATGCAGGAGGGCGCGCTGTCGCTGATGCAGCTGGCCAAGACCAGTGCGGCGGTGGGGCGTGTCCATGACGCGCGGCTCCCCTACATCTCGGTGCTGTGCGACCCCACCACCGGCGGCGTGACCGCCAGCTTCGCGTTCCTGGGCGACGTGATCCTGGCCGAGCCGGGCGCGCTGATCGGCTTCGCGGGCCGCCGGGTGATCGAGCAGACGATCCGCCGCAAGCTGCCCGCGCAGTTCCAGACGGCCGAGTTCTGTCTGGAGCACGGGCTGATCGACCTGGTGGTCCCACGAGCGCAGCTGCGGGAGACGCTGCGCAGGTTGCTGCGCTACTTCGGCGCGCCCCGCGTGGAGGCTGCTGCCGCGGCGTCGGAAGGCGCACGGACGGAAGGCGCGGGAGCGGGGGACGCGGGGCCGGGAGGCGCGGGACCGTGA
- the nagA gene encoding N-acetylglucosamine-6-phosphate deacetylase has product MLRPDGLSGPGIVEIEDDRIAAVTEGDRPGPALDACEDLVAPGFVDLQVNGAAGCDFLHPTPEGFAAASAHLLRTGTVAYLPTLVSAPHDQLQQALAFFAARMHDPACAPRIAGVHLEGPFLSRARPGAHPVEHLQPPSISFIGRLLDEFQGVVRLVTLAPELDGALEVIDFLARRGVLVAVGHTDATFAQAWAAFERGARLATHLFNAMRPLHHREPGVVGAALAHPEVTCTVVADLVHLHPAVLAHVIAAKTPARVALVTDAVAAAGTVGGTATLGDRTVVVRDGAPRLPDGTLAGSVLTMDAAVRHVCALGVDLADALRMASVTPGALLGRSPGLAPGAPADLVVLDASLRVRATIVRGRLIWQSPRQSP; this is encoded by the coding sequence TTGCTGCGGCCCGACGGGCTGAGCGGCCCGGGGATCGTGGAGATCGAGGACGACCGGATCGCCGCCGTCACCGAGGGCGACCGGCCCGGGCCGGCGCTCGATGCCTGTGAGGACCTGGTGGCACCCGGGTTCGTCGACCTTCAGGTCAACGGTGCTGCCGGCTGCGACTTTCTGCACCCCACGCCGGAGGGGTTCGCTGCCGCCTCCGCGCATCTGCTGCGCACGGGCACCGTCGCCTACCTGCCGACCCTCGTCTCGGCGCCGCACGACCAGCTGCAGCAGGCCCTGGCGTTCTTCGCCGCGCGCATGCACGACCCGGCGTGCGCGCCGCGCATCGCGGGCGTGCACCTCGAGGGCCCCTTCCTGTCACGCGCGCGCCCTGGCGCGCATCCCGTCGAGCATCTCCAGCCTCCTTCCATCTCATTCATCGGCCGCCTGCTCGACGAGTTTCAGGGGGTCGTGCGGCTGGTCACCCTGGCCCCGGAACTCGACGGCGCGCTGGAGGTCATCGACTTCCTCGCACGCCGCGGGGTCCTCGTCGCGGTGGGGCACACCGACGCGACGTTCGCTCAGGCCTGGGCGGCCTTTGAGCGAGGCGCGCGGCTGGCGACCCACCTGTTCAACGCGATGCGGCCGCTACACCATCGCGAGCCCGGCGTGGTGGGGGCGGCCCTGGCGCATCCCGAGGTCACCTGCACGGTCGTCGCCGACCTGGTGCACCTGCACCCGGCGGTGCTTGCCCACGTGATCGCGGCCAAGACGCCGGCGCGCGTGGCGCTCGTGACCGACGCGGTCGCGGCGGCAGGCACGGTGGGCGGCACGGCCACCCTGGGCGACCGCACGGTCGTCGTGCGCGACGGCGCGCCACGCCTGCCCGATGGGACGCTGGCCGGCAGCGTGCTCACCATGGACGCGGCCGTGCGGCACGTGTGCGCGCTCGGCGTCGACCTGGCCGACGCCTTGCGCATGGCCTCCGTCACGCCGGGGGCGTTGTTGGGGCGTTCTCCCGGTCTGGCCCCGGGCGCGCCCGCGGACCTGGTCGTGCTGGATGCCAGCCTGCGGGTTCGGGCGACGATCGTACGCGGACGCCTCATCTGGCAGTCCCCGCGGCAGTCCCCGTAA
- the xpt gene encoding xanthine phosphoribosyltransferase, translating into MEALKHRIRTEGRNLGRGILKVDGFINHQVDPALMHACGQELARRFAAAGATKVLTAEISGIAPAFCTALVLGVPVIYARKQRPATMPHEVYLTLAPSHTKGLHVELIVSPEFLAPGDRVLIVDDFLATGQTIQGLARIVQAARAHLVGIGVVIEKTFEGGRALLESLGVPIEALARVVDMRDEKIVVAD; encoded by the coding sequence ATGGAGGCGTTGAAACACCGGATCCGGACCGAGGGCCGCAACCTCGGGCGCGGCATCCTCAAAGTCGACGGCTTCATCAACCACCAGGTGGACCCCGCCCTCATGCACGCCTGCGGCCAGGAGCTGGCGCGCCGCTTCGCCGCGGCTGGCGCCACTAAAGTGCTGACCGCCGAGATCTCGGGCATCGCGCCGGCGTTCTGCACCGCCCTCGTCCTGGGCGTGCCCGTGATCTACGCCCGCAAGCAGCGGCCGGCGACGATGCCGCATGAGGTCTACCTGACCCTGGCGCCCTCCCACACCAAGGGTCTGCACGTCGAGCTGATCGTCTCGCCCGAGTTCCTGGCGCCTGGCGACCGCGTGCTGATCGTCGACGACTTCCTGGCCACGGGGCAGACGATCCAGGGGCTCGCGCGCATCGTGCAGGCGGCGCGGGCACATCTGGTGGGGATCGGGGTGGTCATCGAGAAGACCTTCGAGGGCGGCCGCGCGCTGCTGGAGTCCCTGGGCGTGCCCATCGAGGCCCTGGCCCGCGTGGTGGACATGCGGGACGAGAAGATCGTGGTCGCCGACTGA
- a CDS encoding membrane dipeptidase: MFTLTAAQEARAAALHREALVIDTLSSEPSVFSPAMLARLDELAARQTPLPDILDELDRMATEALVADQLPEYWAWWDASGVDVISATQGAFGRIPFSYEAALRDLARITRKFDGCDRLLKVTRAADIERAKAEGRRGIILNFQNTTAIGQDLSLLDFFYDLGVRIVQLTYNAQNFVGAGCTERHDGGLTHFGLRLVRHMNARGILIDLSHCGLRTTLEAIEASQRPVAITHAFSRELSPHDRGKTDEILRALAARDGYFGVLVVPFFITAEPTATLHHFLAHVERAVEVMGIDHVGIGTDWGAVFPQPLEALLDAEMARFGFRPEHRTSWGARVEGYQSWRDWPNLTRALVWAGYSDNEIIKLLGANFLRIFRDVVG, translated from the coding sequence ATGTTCACGCTGACCGCCGCACAGGAGGCGCGCGCCGCCGCCCTCCACCGGGAAGCCCTGGTCATCGACACGCTGTCCAGTGAGCCCTCGGTGTTCTCGCCCGCGATGCTGGCTCGCCTCGACGAGCTGGCCGCGCGGCAGACGCCGCTACCTGACATCCTCGACGAACTGGATCGCATGGCCACCGAGGCCCTGGTCGCCGATCAGCTGCCCGAGTACTGGGCCTGGTGGGACGCGAGCGGGGTCGACGTCATCAGCGCCACCCAGGGTGCCTTCGGCCGCATCCCCTTCAGCTACGAGGCGGCGCTCCGCGACCTGGCGCGCATCACGCGCAAGTTCGACGGCTGCGACCGCCTGCTGAAGGTCACCCGCGCTGCCGACATCGAGCGCGCCAAGGCCGAGGGCCGCCGCGGGATCATCCTCAACTTCCAGAACACCACGGCGATCGGACAGGACCTGAGCCTGCTGGACTTCTTCTACGACCTGGGCGTGCGCATCGTGCAGCTCACCTACAACGCCCAGAACTTCGTGGGCGCCGGGTGCACCGAGCGCCACGACGGCGGCCTCACCCACTTCGGCCTGCGCCTCGTCCGCCACATGAACGCCCGGGGCATTCTGATCGACCTGTCCCACTGCGGCCTGCGCACCACCCTGGAGGCGATCGAGGCCTCCCAGCGCCCCGTCGCCATCACCCACGCCTTCTCGCGGGAGCTCAGCCCGCACGACCGGGGCAAGACCGACGAGATCCTCCGGGCGCTGGCCGCGCGCGACGGCTACTTCGGCGTGCTGGTCGTGCCGTTCTTCATCACCGCGGAGCCCACGGCCACCCTCCACCACTTCCTGGCCCACGTCGAGCGCGCGGTGGAGGTCATGGGGATCGACCACGTGGGCATCGGCACCGACTGGGGCGCGGTGTTTCCGCAGCCCCTGGAGGCGCTGCTGGACGCCGAAATGGCGCGGTTTGGCTTCCGTCCCGAGCACCGCACCAGCTGGGGCGCACGGGTCGAGGGCTACCAGTCGTGGCGGGACTGGCCCAACCTGACCCGCGCGCTGGTGTGGGCGGGCTACTCCGACAACGAGATCATCAAGCTGCTGGGCGCCAACTTCCTGCGGATCTTCCGCGACGTCGTGGGATAG